One stretch of Roseimicrobium sp. ORNL1 DNA includes these proteins:
- a CDS encoding tetratricopeptide repeat protein yields the protein MLQSIINIKLVAMAAALGLNTDEWKNPSPAMTQNVQALEEAQKLAASGQQAPAGKGMNEIFANIKTLADGGDKDAQFAWAHFLRQSNQQGGVEQSLEYYKKAADQGQLQAMNNYGTILATSAQAVEKAKEGVTYIKQAADKGLNEARRNMATIYLRGGAGEKPDADAAFKLLDTASKDKDSQADFEIAQFYAGGGGPEKKDDEKAWTYLQKASDAANPNALAYMGALLFGGGKIGDKEIQKDPGAAVKKFQQLADQKVPAGLRTMGELHEGGLAGVPKDFTKALDFYTKAAQGNDAAAQLRLATFYDGGVDFTPGDDKVEVQRNDAAALQLYRLAAQNNSAPAMFQVATFYEAGRAVDRDLNKAFTLYLQSAILGLPYGMQKTGVYYLNGAGTQKDPVSAAAWFARAAAAGLPDGNLSYGIVTENGLVPQKDPNVSQFFAAGGYYNDAAQAVNASDAVRMDALVRLGSLYFRGLMVPSGEQPKQNFERAYLYFKQASNIDKNNQIAAQARDEAGAKLTVDQRKKADADVERIEGELKRRKEAAANPAAAAGAAPAAAPAATPAAAPARPATPAPRSR from the coding sequence ATGCTGCAAAGTATCATCAACATTAAGCTGGTCGCGATGGCGGCTGCGCTCGGCCTCAATACGGACGAGTGGAAAAATCCAAGCCCGGCCATGACCCAGAATGTGCAGGCTCTGGAAGAAGCCCAGAAGCTCGCCGCGAGCGGTCAGCAGGCTCCTGCAGGCAAGGGCATGAACGAAATTTTCGCCAACATCAAAACGCTAGCGGACGGCGGTGACAAGGACGCTCAGTTTGCCTGGGCCCACTTCCTCCGCCAGAGCAACCAGCAGGGTGGTGTGGAGCAGTCGCTTGAGTACTACAAAAAGGCTGCTGACCAGGGCCAGCTCCAGGCCATGAACAACTACGGCACCATCCTTGCCACCTCCGCCCAAGCAGTGGAGAAGGCCAAGGAAGGCGTGACCTACATCAAGCAGGCGGCTGACAAGGGCCTCAACGAAGCCCGCCGCAACATGGCGACCATCTACCTGCGCGGTGGCGCAGGTGAAAAGCCCGACGCGGACGCTGCTTTCAAGCTGCTGGATACTGCCTCCAAGGACAAGGACAGCCAGGCTGACTTCGAAATCGCCCAGTTCTATGCTGGCGGTGGCGGCCCTGAGAAGAAGGACGACGAAAAGGCCTGGACCTACCTCCAGAAGGCCTCTGACGCAGCCAACCCGAACGCACTCGCCTACATGGGCGCCCTGCTTTTCGGTGGCGGCAAGATCGGTGACAAGGAAATCCAGAAGGATCCAGGCGCCGCAGTGAAGAAGTTCCAGCAGCTCGCTGACCAGAAAGTTCCCGCCGGTCTCCGCACCATGGGTGAACTTCACGAAGGCGGTCTCGCCGGCGTACCGAAGGACTTCACGAAGGCCCTCGACTTCTACACCAAGGCCGCTCAGGGCAATGACGCCGCTGCGCAGCTCCGCCTCGCCACCTTCTATGATGGCGGCGTGGACTTCACTCCTGGCGACGACAAGGTGGAAGTGCAGCGCAACGACGCTGCGGCCCTCCAACTCTACCGTCTGGCCGCGCAAAACAATTCCGCTCCTGCGATGTTCCAGGTGGCCACGTTCTATGAAGCCGGTCGCGCTGTGGACCGCGACCTGAACAAGGCATTCACCCTGTACCTCCAGTCCGCCATCCTGGGCCTCCCCTATGGCATGCAGAAGACCGGTGTGTACTACCTGAACGGCGCCGGCACCCAGAAGGACCCGGTCTCCGCCGCTGCCTGGTTCGCCCGTGCTGCTGCAGCTGGTCTGCCCGACGGCAACCTGAGCTACGGTATCGTGACCGAAAACGGCCTGGTGCCCCAGAAGGACCCGAACGTCTCGCAGTTCTTCGCTGCAGGCGGCTACTACAATGATGCAGCTCAAGCCGTGAACGCGAGCGATGCAGTGCGCATGGACGCCCTCGTCCGCCTCGGCAGCCTCTACTTCCGCGGTCTCATGGTGCCGTCCGGTGAGCAGCCGAAGCAGAACTTCGAGCGCGCCTACCTCTACTTCAAGCAGGCCTCGAACATCGACAAGAACAACCAGATCGCTGCCCAGGCTCGCGACGAAGCTGGTGCCAAGCTGACGGTGGACCAGAGGAAGAAAGCCGACGCGGATGTGGAACGCATCGAAGGCGAGCTCAAGCGCCGCAAGGAAGCTGCAGCGAATCCCGCTGCCGCTGCTGGTGCCGCCCCGGCCGCAGCCCCCGCCGCCACTCCTGCTGCTGCTCCTGCCAGGCCGGCCACCCCGGCTCCCCGCAGCCGCTAA
- a CDS encoding DUF1549 domain-containing protein, protein MPFPRQSQVNTNLAPLMKAKLALAALTLTLGAAAVHAASLPEAQKIDAILAKEWEKNKLKPNAPATDEVLVRRLYLDIAGRIPTVEESQEFVRSNDPAKKTKLIDKLLGSDGYTSNMFNYWADVLRLTDNVKGRITAEAYEEWLKKQLKANTPYDQFVRNLMTTEGGVWDSGSIGFYMRDENKLDHLAYTVQVFLGTQIVCAQCHNHPFDKWTQMDYYGMAAFTYGMDTRGYEKNALKNLAPKGKKGAKAPDIDRAALKNMTKDERKAYMAEQRKKMEATGTEEAKKPQISREDVEMVRKAFQDVMKPLRYTSINWADKLPTLPADYKYPDAKAGQTIQPKVMFGHEADVAGSPTRLDAFSKWMTSPENPRFTTVIANRMWKKAFGIGLIEPVDEMMDSTVPSNNELMEYLTALMQEKKYSLKSFLRVLYNTDTYQRMATTTEVPLGETYHFTGPILRRMSAEQVWDSMVTLSKGNIDDQVEDDNVRLHQYLDDLSMFLNTVNSKGPEALVEVAKQGTAARADTDKRIAELTEQAKQMRESGGNADAAQKLAREAARLRKGNSNDVLEALIGEERANDLRRGYRPEKQGMSAYDKAALAALSKEERREAMKMGGSLSLNARASELPSPAKPGHFLRTFGQSDRELIQNASDDASVPQALSLLNGPASEVLGNPLSKLSQDLKKAATPQQKMDVLYLSFLSRMPTNNERAVMGQVLQQRGDKAVDDVTHALLTGSQFLFIQ, encoded by the coding sequence ATGCCGTTTCCGCGCCAATCACAGGTGAATACCAACCTTGCCCCGCTCATGAAAGCGAAACTCGCCCTTGCCGCGCTGACCCTTACACTCGGCGCCGCCGCCGTCCATGCTGCCAGCTTGCCGGAGGCGCAGAAGATTGACGCCATCCTGGCCAAGGAATGGGAGAAGAACAAACTGAAGCCCAACGCGCCGGCCACGGATGAGGTGCTGGTGCGCCGGTTGTACCTGGACATCGCAGGCCGCATCCCGACGGTGGAGGAATCGCAGGAGTTCGTCCGCTCCAACGACCCGGCGAAGAAGACCAAGCTCATCGACAAGCTGCTGGGCAGTGACGGCTACACCAGCAACATGTTCAACTACTGGGCGGACGTGCTGCGCCTCACGGACAATGTGAAGGGCCGCATCACGGCCGAGGCCTATGAAGAGTGGCTGAAGAAGCAGCTCAAGGCGAACACGCCCTATGATCAATTCGTCCGTAACTTGATGACCACCGAAGGTGGCGTGTGGGATAGCGGCTCCATCGGCTTCTACATGCGGGATGAAAACAAGCTCGATCACCTAGCCTACACGGTGCAGGTCTTCTTGGGCACCCAGATCGTCTGCGCCCAGTGCCACAACCACCCTTTCGACAAGTGGACGCAGATGGATTACTACGGCATGGCCGCCTTCACCTACGGCATGGACACCCGTGGCTATGAGAAGAACGCGCTGAAGAACCTGGCCCCCAAGGGCAAGAAGGGCGCGAAGGCTCCGGACATTGACCGCGCCGCGCTGAAGAACATGACCAAGGATGAGCGCAAGGCCTACATGGCCGAGCAGCGCAAGAAGATGGAGGCCACTGGTACTGAAGAGGCGAAGAAGCCGCAAATCAGCCGTGAAGATGTGGAGATGGTACGCAAGGCCTTCCAGGATGTGATGAAGCCGCTGCGCTACACGAGCATCAACTGGGCGGACAAGCTGCCCACGCTGCCGGCGGACTACAAGTATCCAGATGCCAAGGCTGGCCAGACCATCCAGCCGAAAGTGATGTTCGGCCATGAGGCGGATGTCGCCGGCAGCCCCACGCGGCTGGATGCCTTCTCCAAGTGGATGACTTCTCCTGAGAATCCGCGCTTCACCACCGTGATCGCGAATCGTATGTGGAAGAAGGCCTTCGGCATCGGCCTCATCGAGCCGGTGGATGAAATGATGGACTCGACGGTGCCTTCCAACAATGAGCTGATGGAGTACCTCACCGCACTCATGCAGGAGAAGAAGTACTCGCTGAAGTCCTTCCTCCGCGTGCTGTACAACACGGACACGTATCAACGCATGGCCACCACCACGGAAGTACCGCTGGGTGAGACCTACCATTTCACCGGCCCCATCCTACGCCGCATGAGCGCCGAACAGGTGTGGGACTCCATGGTGACGCTTTCGAAAGGGAACATCGATGACCAGGTGGAGGACGACAATGTGCGCCTGCACCAGTACCTCGATGATCTGAGCATGTTCCTCAACACCGTAAACTCGAAGGGTCCCGAGGCACTCGTGGAAGTCGCAAAGCAGGGCACTGCTGCCCGCGCGGATACCGACAAGAGAATTGCGGAACTCACGGAGCAGGCCAAGCAAATGCGTGAAAGCGGTGGCAATGCTGATGCCGCGCAAAAGCTAGCTCGTGAAGCCGCGCGCCTTCGCAAGGGAAATTCCAATGATGTGCTCGAAGCCCTTATTGGCGAGGAGCGCGCCAACGATCTGCGCCGTGGCTACCGGCCCGAGAAGCAAGGCATGAGCGCTTATGACAAGGCTGCACTCGCTGCGCTCTCCAAGGAAGAGCGCCGTGAAGCCATGAAGATGGGTGGCAGCCTTTCGCTGAACGCCCGCGCCTCGGAACTGCCCTCCCCTGCGAAGCCCGGCCACTTCCTGCGCACCTTTGGCCAGTCGGATCGCGAACTCATTCAGAACGCGAGCGATGACGCCTCCGTGCCGCAAGCACTCTCGCTGCTCAATGGTCCGGCCTCCGAAGTACTGGGCAATCCCCTCTCCAAGCTCAGCCAGGACCTGAAGAAGGCCGCCACGCCGCAGCAAAAGATGGATGTGCTCTATCTCTCCTTCCTGAGCCGCATGCCCACGAACAACGAGCGCGCCGTGATGGGCCAGGTCCTCCAACAGCGTGGTGACAAGGCGGTCGATGACGTGACGCACGCGCTGCTCACCGGTTCGCAGTTCCTCTTCATCCAGTAA
- a CDS encoding DUF1501 domain-containing protein encodes MKTDLLRADELSRRDFVMNVAKTCLGVSVMGALAPRISAAPFEGASKAKQVGTARNVIYLYMSGGMTHLDTFGCVPGADTMGDTKTISTSADGVQIGELLPNTAKMMHHGVVINSLTSTQGAHAQGNYFQHTGYTMRGATRHPTMGAWLQKFQGKGNSALPGSVVITSDSKHPGGGFFEAAFQPLIVNNAAAGLQNSHRLAALTESDFDYRLNLSAKLDQGFQSAYEYKNVRAYADVYRDAVNVMKSEDLVAFDLNKEPEDMHDLYGNDSFGQGCLLARRLVEHGVRFVEVTLGGWDMHQDIYTRLPEKLDTLDQGLGALLGDLDRRGLLEDTLVVLTSEFGRTPKINQNSGRDHYPKAFSSVLWGGGVNGGQVYGKTDKGIEVTENKITVPDFNATIAYALGLPLDTVLYSPSKRPFTVADKGQPVTALFG; translated from the coding sequence ATGAAAACGGATCTCCTTAGAGCTGACGAACTTTCCCGTCGCGACTTCGTCATGAATGTGGCGAAGACCTGCCTCGGAGTCTCGGTGATGGGAGCGCTCGCTCCTCGCATCTCCGCTGCTCCATTTGAGGGAGCTTCGAAAGCGAAACAGGTCGGCACTGCGCGCAATGTCATCTACCTCTACATGAGTGGTGGCATGACGCATCTGGACACCTTTGGCTGCGTGCCGGGAGCGGATACCATGGGTGACACCAAGACCATCTCGACCTCCGCGGATGGCGTGCAGATTGGCGAACTGCTTCCGAACACGGCGAAGATGATGCACCACGGGGTGGTCATCAACTCACTGACCAGCACGCAGGGAGCGCACGCCCAGGGCAATTACTTCCAGCACACCGGCTACACCATGCGCGGCGCCACACGGCACCCCACCATGGGTGCGTGGTTGCAGAAGTTCCAGGGTAAGGGCAACAGCGCGCTGCCCGGCAGTGTGGTCATCACCAGTGACAGCAAGCATCCGGGCGGCGGCTTCTTCGAGGCGGCCTTCCAGCCTCTCATCGTGAACAACGCTGCGGCCGGCCTGCAGAACAGCCATCGCCTGGCGGCTCTCACGGAGAGCGATTTTGACTATCGTCTGAACCTATCGGCGAAGCTCGACCAGGGATTCCAGTCCGCCTATGAGTACAAGAACGTGCGTGCCTATGCGGATGTGTATCGCGACGCCGTGAACGTGATGAAGAGCGAGGATCTCGTGGCCTTTGACCTCAACAAGGAGCCGGAGGACATGCACGATCTCTATGGTAATGACTCCTTCGGCCAGGGCTGCCTGCTGGCGCGCCGTCTGGTGGAGCATGGCGTGCGCTTTGTGGAAGTGACACTGGGCGGCTGGGACATGCACCAGGACATCTACACGCGCCTTCCAGAGAAGCTGGACACGCTCGACCAGGGACTCGGTGCCCTGCTGGGAGATCTCGATCGCCGTGGACTCCTGGAAGATACGCTGGTGGTGCTCACCAGTGAGTTCGGCCGCACGCCGAAGATCAACCAGAACTCGGGACGCGACCACTATCCCAAGGCCTTCTCCAGCGTGCTGTGGGGCGGCGGGGTGAACGGCGGCCAGGTGTACGGCAAGACGGACAAGGGCATTGAGGTGACGGAGAACAAGATCACCGTGCCTGACTTCAATGCGACCATCGCCTATGCGCTGGGCCTGCCGCTGGATACGGTGCTCTACTCACCGAGCAAGCGTCCCTTCACCGTGGCGGACAAGGGCCAGCCAGTGACGGCGCTGTTTGGTTGA
- a CDS encoding ankyrin repeat domain-containing protein, whose protein sequence is MNRWRTIILLTVVALAALPMGAFSSGEGDDPEPQNHVIPAVKKAIGPGELYWLMDRACVQGDTMSVQMLLNAGAEPDGVNDYKHFERFEPVWHLHQAAYGGHVEVVDMLLKAGATVDLQCGEGETALFMAVYYNRAAVVRRLLEAGANASLKVNGKTAIEVARVKGYSDIVSALELAAGSKQKGEQGSDGKSAARSDPTSKGGNKPQPASASGGRSQ, encoded by the coding sequence ATGAACCGCTGGAGAACCATCATCCTTCTAACAGTAGTCGCTCTCGCGGCGCTGCCGATGGGCGCGTTTTCTTCAGGGGAAGGGGATGACCCGGAGCCCCAGAACCACGTGATTCCGGCGGTCAAGAAGGCCATCGGCCCAGGCGAGCTGTATTGGCTGATGGATCGAGCCTGTGTTCAGGGTGACACCATGAGCGTGCAGATGCTCCTCAACGCCGGAGCGGAACCGGATGGCGTGAACGACTACAAGCATTTTGAGCGATTCGAACCCGTGTGGCACCTGCATCAGGCGGCCTATGGAGGTCACGTGGAGGTGGTCGACATGCTTTTGAAGGCCGGAGCGACAGTCGATCTCCAGTGTGGCGAGGGGGAGACCGCACTTTTTATGGCCGTCTATTACAACCGGGCGGCCGTGGTGCGGCGCCTGCTAGAGGCTGGCGCCAATGCGAGCCTCAAGGTCAATGGCAAGACGGCGATCGAAGTCGCCCGTGTAAAGGGATATAGCGACATCGTCTCCGCGCTTGAACTCGCTGCGGGGTCGAAACAGAAAGGCGAACAAGGCAGCGATGGAAAATCCGCTGCCCGTTCCGACCCGACTTCGAAGGGGGGCAACAAACCTCAGCCGGCATCAGCATCGGGGGGACGCTCCCAATAG
- a CDS encoding glutathione S-transferase family protein — translation MKIKPQFAEEQSDDGEFERQEDAFRDWIEPGSSTLPPVAGRYHLYISLACPWASRALVVRNLKGLQKVIGLTVVDPVRDERGWAFRNGPGYSEDPVNGFKFLSEAYLASDPKFRGRYTVPVLWDKEQKRIVNNSEDDICRMFNDAFPNAGDSKVDLFPADIAEEQAKLSKFIYEKVNNGVYQAGFATSQTAYEKACRSLFAALDELEKRLGRKRYLFGTRMVEADWRLFCTLVRFDAVYHGHFKCNVRRIVDYPNLHGYLLDLYQQPGIADTVDIDHIKRHYYVTHTEINPTGIVPIGPAQDLLAKHDRDRLGNG, via the coding sequence ATGAAAATCAAGCCGCAGTTCGCCGAAGAACAGTCTGACGACGGAGAATTCGAGCGCCAGGAAGATGCGTTCCGCGACTGGATTGAGCCGGGCTCAAGCACGCTGCCTCCCGTGGCGGGCCGGTACCACCTCTACATTTCCCTGGCCTGTCCCTGGGCCAGTCGCGCGCTCGTGGTGCGGAATCTGAAGGGGCTGCAGAAGGTCATTGGCCTGACCGTGGTGGATCCCGTGCGGGACGAGCGCGGCTGGGCTTTTCGAAACGGTCCGGGATACAGCGAAGATCCGGTGAATGGCTTCAAGTTTCTGAGCGAGGCCTACCTTGCCTCCGACCCAAAATTCCGCGGGCGTTACACCGTGCCTGTGCTGTGGGACAAGGAACAGAAGCGCATCGTCAACAACTCTGAGGACGACATCTGCCGCATGTTCAACGATGCATTTCCCAACGCTGGCGACAGCAAGGTGGATCTCTTCCCGGCAGACATTGCGGAAGAACAAGCGAAGCTCAGCAAGTTTATCTATGAGAAGGTAAATAATGGCGTGTACCAGGCTGGCTTTGCCACGAGCCAGACGGCCTATGAGAAGGCCTGCCGCTCGCTCTTTGCCGCACTGGATGAACTGGAAAAGCGCTTGGGAAGAAAGCGTTATCTCTTCGGCACGCGCATGGTGGAGGCGGATTGGCGGCTCTTCTGCACGCTGGTGCGTTTTGACGCGGTGTACCACGGGCACTTCAAGTGCAATGTGCGGCGCATTGTGGACTACCCAAATCTCCACGGTTACCTGCTGGACCTGTATCAGCAGCCGGGCATCGCCGATACGGTGGACATAGACCACATCAAGCGGCACTACTACGTCACCCACACGGAGATCAATCCAACTGGCATCGTACCCATCGGTCCCGCCCAAGATTTGCTGGCAAAACATGACCGGGATCGGCTGGGGAACGGCTGA